Proteins found in one Syntrophales bacterium genomic segment:
- the xseA gene encoding exodeoxyribonuclease VII large subunit gives MNRIFTVSELTAGIKALVETGFGVLWVAGEVSNLRRPGSGHVYFTLKDESSQIRAVMFRQNAAALNFTLEEGSALVCRGRLSVYAARGDYQLVVETAEPRGVGALQIAFEQLKRRLEEEGLFDQGRKRSLPRFPARVGIVTSPAGAVIRDILTVMKRRWPSCDVLLAPVRVQGAEAVPEICEALEIMNGPGIGETLDLIIVARGGGSIEDLQAFNDERVARAIHGSRLPVVSAVGHEIDYTIADFTADLRAPTPSAAAELVVPDRRELAGVVTKMTSGLVSYHRSRRQDLWRRLNSVRERLADPGRRITDYRILLDDRLATLEGAFRRTLEKGEYRTEMLARSLRNLSPSSRIDENRRMVGYLMNKILLTMEYRRGRIRGRVDRSLAVLDSMSPPAVLKRGYSITRRRSDGALLDDVSVLRIGEDVTVRVARGSFHARVTEIMEEVPDGGKEI, from the coding sequence ATGAACCGGATCTTTACTGTTTCAGAATTGACGGCCGGCATAAAAGCCCTCGTGGAGACGGGTTTCGGCGTCCTGTGGGTAGCCGGCGAGGTGTCAAACCTCAGGCGTCCCGGCTCAGGCCATGTGTACTTCACGCTCAAGGACGAGTCCAGCCAGATCCGTGCCGTCATGTTCCGGCAGAACGCCGCGGCCTTGAATTTCACCCTCGAGGAGGGAAGTGCCCTGGTCTGTCGCGGCCGCCTGAGCGTGTATGCCGCCAGAGGCGACTACCAACTGGTGGTTGAAACGGCGGAACCGCGCGGTGTGGGAGCCCTGCAGATCGCCTTTGAACAGCTCAAGCGCCGTCTTGAGGAAGAAGGTCTGTTTGATCAGGGGCGAAAAAGAAGCCTTCCTCGATTCCCCGCGCGGGTGGGCATCGTAACTTCTCCTGCCGGAGCTGTCATCAGGGACATACTGACGGTCATGAAACGGCGATGGCCGTCCTGCGACGTTCTGCTGGCACCGGTGCGGGTCCAGGGAGCGGAAGCGGTGCCGGAGATATGCGAAGCCCTTGAAATCATGAATGGCCCCGGGATCGGTGAAACACTCGACCTGATCATTGTGGCCCGCGGCGGCGGGTCCATTGAAGACCTGCAAGCCTTCAACGATGAACGCGTGGCGAGAGCCATCCACGGGTCCCGGCTTCCTGTCGTTTCCGCCGTAGGTCACGAGATCGATTACACCATCGCCGATTTTACGGCCGATCTGAGGGCCCCCACGCCGTCGGCCGCGGCGGAACTGGTCGTTCCCGACCGGCGTGAACTCGCGGGAGTTGTAACAAAGATGACGTCAGGCCTTGTTTCTTACCATCGGTCCCGCCGGCAGGACCTGTGGCGGCGTCTCAACTCCGTCCGGGAACGTCTCGCCGATCCCGGACGGAGAATTACCGATTACAGGATTTTGCTCGATGATCGCCTTGCCACCCTGGAAGGGGCCTTCAGACGAACCCTTGAGAAGGGGGAGTACCGGACAGAAATGCTGGCCCGTTCTCTCAGGAACCTCAGTCCATCGAGCCGGATAGATGAGAACAGACGCATGGTCGGCTATCTCATGAACAAGATTCTGCTTACCATGGAGTACAGGCGCGGCCGCATCCGCGGCAGGGTCGATCGTTCCCTTGCCGTGCTTGACAGCATGAGCCCCCCGGCCGTGTTAAAACGGGGCTACAGCATCACCAGGCGCCGTTCCGACGGGGCACTCCTTGACGACGTGTCAGTCCTGCGGATTGGTGAGGATGTGACGGTGCGGGTCGCGCGAGGCAGCTTTCACGCGCGGGTTACAGAGATCATGGAGGAGGTGCCCGATGGCGGAAAAGAAATTTGA
- a CDS encoding exodeoxyribonuclease VII small subunit has translation MAEKKFEKALERLEEIVRKMEAGDMTLDESLKAFEEGVELSRFCMKKLDEAERKVEMLLKEGEGVVTTPFAAEIEGD, from the coding sequence ATGGCGGAAAAGAAATTTGAAAAAGCCCTGGAGCGGCTTGAAGAGATCGTCAGGAAGATGGAAGCCGGCGACATGACTCTTGATGAATCACTGAAGGCTTTTGAGGAGGGGGTGGAGCTGTCACGGTTCTGCATGAAAAAGCTTGACGAAGCGGAACGGAAAGTTGAAATGCTGCTCAAGGAAGGTGAGGGGGTTGTGACAACCCCCTTCGCGGCGGAGATCGAAGGTGACTGA